In Tachysurus fulvidraco isolate hzauxx_2018 chromosome 1, HZAU_PFXX_2.0, whole genome shotgun sequence, a single window of DNA contains:
- the LOC113640105 gene encoding complement factor H-like, with the protein MTVRDATCIAPHVANAKPEKKLESSYAGGHTVRFVCDGNYEFEETSYAVCDHGTWWLPVCKEKITCRKPQVQYTEPEELKVSYDIGETIQFRCRPSYKFEGSDIAECVDGSWRLPVCRRRGELRCNQPRVQNGRLAVGSAWSYVTGSSVKFVCDDGYEFEGTHYAQCNNGQSKLPVCKQKTWCIPPNVPNAQTTGELDPSYPPGSRLWFKCKSRLRV; encoded by the exons ATGACTGTGAGGG ACGCAACATGTATAGCTCCACACGTGGCGAATGCCAAACCTGAAAAGAAGTTAGAATCATCCTATGCAGGTGGACACACTGTTAGATTTGTATGTGACGGGAACTATGAGTTTGAAGAAACATCTTATGCAGTTTGTGATCATGGAACATGGTGGCTGCCAGTGTGCAAAG aaaaaATAACGTGTCGTAAACCACAAGTGCAGTATACAGAACCTGAGGAGTTAAAAGTCTCTTATGACATTGGAGAGACGATTCAGTTTAGGTGCCGCCCCAGCTACAAGTTCGAAGGCAGTGATATTGCAGAGTGTGTAGACGGATCCTGGAGGCTGCCAGTGTGTCGAC GTCGAGGTGAATTGAGGTGTAACCAACCACGTGTCCAAAACGGCCGTCTTGCAGTAGGTTCAGCATGGAGCTATGTTACAGGAAGCTCGGTCAAGTTTGTATGTGACGACGGCTATGAGTTTGAAGGAACACATTATGCACAGTGTAATAATGGACAATCGAAGCTGCCTGTGTGTAAAC AGAAAACTTGGTGTATTCCTCCTAACGTGCCAAATGCCCAGACTACAGGGGAGTTAGATCCGTCCTACCCTCCTGGTTCCAGACTGTGGTTTAAGTGCAAAAGTCGCCTACGAGTTTGA